GCGTCGCCGTAGCCCATCCGGGTGGCGAGCTGGTTGTAGAAGTTCTGCTGCCGGCTGCCCATGCCGCCGACGTAGAGGGCGGCGTACCAGCGGACCAGCTCGGCGCACATGGCGATGTCGTCGCCGACCACGACCGGGACCGACGGCACCACGTCGAAGCCGGCCAGTTCCTTGCCGGCCTTCGCCCGGCCGGCGGACACGGACGCGAGCTGCTCGTCGGCGAACTCGGGGGCGTAGAAGACGGCGAGCCAGCCGTCGGCGATCTCGCCGGCGAGTTCCAGGTTCTTGGGGCCCACGGCGGCGAGGTAGATCGGGATGTGCTCGCGCGGCGGATGGAAGCCGAGCCGCAGCGCCTTGCCCGGCCCGTCGGGCAGCGGCAGGGTGTAGTGCTCACCGTCGTACGCGACCTCCTTGCGGGCGATCGCCAGCTTGACGATGTCGACGTACTCCCGGGTGCGGGCCAGCGGCTTCGCGAACCGGACCCCGTGCCAGCCCTCGGAGACCTGCGGGCCGGAGACGCCGAGACCGAGCCGGAACCGGCCGCCGGAGAGGGCGTCGATGGTGGCCGCGGTCATCGCGGTCATCGCCGGGGTGCGGGCGGGGATCTGCATCACGGCACTGCCCACGTCGATCCGCTCGGTCTGGCCCGCCATCCAGGCCAGCATGCTGGGCGAGTCGGAGCCGTAGGCCTCCGCCGCCCACACCACCGAGTAGCCGAGCCGATCCGCCTCCTGGGCGAGCGCCAGGTGGTCGGCGGGCGTGCTCCACGCCGTCTGGTATCCGAGGCTGAGCCCGAGTCGCACTGGTCCTCCCACTGTCCGCACCACAGGTCGCACCAGGCTACGCAATGCGGGTGGGGCGGCGGACCACCGGCTCACCTCGAACGCGTCACAGCTGACGGGCAGGAAGTTGACTGCGGGCGAGGATATCCGTGACGCCGCGATCGAAATAAGGTTCACCCATGCAACAGCGACCGCTCGGCCGAAGCGGGCTGGCGGTTTCGCGGCTCGCGCTCGGCACCATGACGTGGGGCCGGGACACCGACGCCGATGAC
The Micromonospora sp. R77 DNA segment above includes these coding regions:
- a CDS encoding LLM class F420-dependent oxidoreductase, translating into MRLGLSLGYQTAWSTPADHLALAQEADRLGYSVVWAAEAYGSDSPSMLAWMAGQTERIDVGSAVMQIPARTPAMTAMTAATIDALSGGRFRLGLGVSGPQVSEGWHGVRFAKPLARTREYVDIVKLAIARKEVAYDGEHYTLPLPDGPGKALRLGFHPPREHIPIYLAAVGPKNLELAGEIADGWLAVFYAPEFADEQLASVSAGRAKAGKELAGFDVVPSVPVVVGDDIAMCAELVRWYAALYVGGMGSRQQNFYNQLATRMGYGDAAREVQDLYLAKRQRDAAAAVPMEFIDRTSLLGPKERIAERMREYAAAGVTTLSVTLFVADRDSGVQTLRTVAEALDLSGVGE